The genome window TCCATAGAAGGATAGTTACAAATCATATGTGCACCAGTTTCTGTCATCCACCATGTATCATGAATACGGTGACCTAGCTCATCAATACCCCAACGAATTACCTCTGGATTTAACGGCTCACCAACAGATAAAATGTGACGTAACGAAGATAGATCATAATTCGCAAGCATACCACTACCAGCACCCATTAACATTCTAAAAGCGGTTGGTGCACTATACCAAACTGTTACACTATAATCCTCAATTGCTTGGTACCAAGCTTGTGGAGAGAATCTCCCGCCAATAATTAGCATTGTGACACCATTTAACCATGGTCCAAAAATGCCATATGCTGTGCCTGTTACCCACCCTGGATCAGCCGTACACCAGTAAATATCATCTTCACGTAAATCTAGTACCCATTGCGTTGATTGATATTGTTGAAGCATTGCATTATGAACATGCAATACACCCTTTGGTGCTCCAGTTGATCCAGAAGTATAATGAAGAATCATACCATCCTCTCTGTCCACCCATTCAATGTCAAATCGAGAAGATGCTTCTTTCAAGCGTCTATTAAAATCTAAAATTTGTGTTGTTTCCTCAATATCAGTTCCTACTAAAAAGACGTGCTGCAAATGTGGTAGCTTTTCTAAAGGTACACGTTCAAGTAACTCTGGTGTTGTCACTAATACTTTAGCCTCACTATCTGCAAGTCTGTCATAAACAGCACCTTCCATAAATGCCTCGAATAATGGACCTACAATAACGCCCATTTTCAATGCGCCTAATAATGAAAAATAAAGCTCAGGTGAACGTGGCATGAAAATAAATAAACGATCACCTTTTTCTAAATTTGTTGCTGTCTTAAAAACATTTGCAGCTTTATTTGTCAGCTTTTTCATTTCATTGAAAGAATAAGCCTCTTTACGCTTACCATCATTAAAATAAAGTGCAACTTTGTTTTTCCGATGCGTTTCAGCATGACGATCAATTGCCTCATACGCCATATTCACACGACCTGTTTCATACCAACTAAAGTCCTTTTCTGTCTCTGCCCAATCATGTGTTGCTGCAGATTCCTCATAATTAGGCAAACTGTACCGCCCTGGTAAAGCATTCAACTTCTCCATCATTTTCATCCCCATGAAACTACCCCTTTCTTTACTATCGCCTTAGTTCATTAGTAAGCAAATTTCAAATCGAAATTTCATTATTTTCCCCCATCAAAATTCGCCACCTTCTCCAAAGACAACTACGTTATGTAGCAATTGTTATACAACAGTTTAAGTAGTATAGAATTAGTGAATGCTTATTCACACTACATTCTCCTGTTAAATAACAGATGCAATATAAATATATTTTACACGAATTCACCAAGAATGTCTTAATATTTTTATTTTTCTAAAAACACAGGTATATTTTGCAAAAGATAGCGTTTTTCCGCAGGAAATCAGCTATAATGGAATTATTAAACGCAGGTGGTGTAATTATGGAACATAAAAAAACTTTTTTTTCTGTCACAAAGGAAACTAAGCATGGTACTGTGTATGTGGAAGGACCTGTTCCTCCAGAAAAATTAGCTACATATTCATTCCACGAAGGCTTGGTTGCTTTTAGACCTCCAAAGCAACAGCAGCAAGCCATTATAGAAATTGCAGGACTTCCCGAAGGACGAATTATTATTATTCGAAAAGAAAACATTATTGTAGGCTACGTCACCTATCTATATCCTGATCCACTCGAACGATGGGCGGAGGACCGAATTGATAACATGATTGAGCTAGGCGCCATTGAAGTCATTCCAGAATATCGAGGTACAGGTGCTGGTAAAGCACTACTAGCTGTGTCTTTTATGGGGGATGAAATGGAGGACTATCTTGTTATCACTACTGAATATTATTGGCATTGGGACTTAAAAGGGACTGGTTTAAATGTTTGGGATTATCGCAAAATGATGGAGAAAATGATGAGCTCCGCTGACTTCGAATATTTTGCTACGGATGATCCTGAAATTACATCACATCCTGCTAACTGCCTGATGGCACGTGAAGGAAAACGCGTGCCCCCTGAGACAATAGAAAGATTTGATAGACTTCGTTTTAGAAATCGTTTCATGTATTAAAGCCAACACAAAGGGGATGAGTATATGATCGTAGAAGAAATTATGAATGAAGAGCCCTACACACTAGCTCCGACAAATACAGTGTTTGAAGCGCTAAAGTTAATGCGTGAGAAAAAAGTACGTCATTTGCCAGTTATAGATGAGGAGCGTCATGTTCTTGGGGTTATCACTGAACGAGATATTAAAGAGGCTTTGCCTTCCTCGTTACGAGATGAACCTAATTCTCCAGTTTTTAATGCTAAAGTGGAAGAAATTATGGTTAAAAATCCACTTGTCGGTCATCCACTTGATTTTGTAGAAGAAGTAGCTCTTACTTTTTACGAATCCAAAGTAGGCTGTTTGCCAATTGTCTCTGGAGGGAAATTAGTTGGAATTGTCACTACCACAGATTTACTCTATACATATATAGAGTTAACCGGTGCTACTGAACCTGGCTCTAAAATTGAAATCCGTGTATCCGATACGCCAGGAATATTATTTGAAATCACAAAAGTTTTCAATAAACATCATGCAAATGTTCAAAGCGTCTTAGTTTATCCTGACTCTGAAAATACCCAAAATAAAATTTTAAGCGTCCGAGTAAAAACACTGAATCCATTAGCTATGATTAAAGATCTTCGAAAAGAAGGCTTTGATGTATTATGGCCCAATTTACCAGGTGTTTCATTACAATGAAAAAAGCAGTATTTGTTTACTCACCAGAGCAACTCGGATATAAATTTTCAGATACCCATCCTTTCAATCATAAACGCTTGACGCTTACAATGGATTTGTTAAAAAATATTGAAGCTCTTGATGATTTGGATATTGTTCCGGCTCGTGTCGCAACAGAAGAGGAGCTTTTACTTGCACATGATCCAAAATATATTGATATCGTTAAAAGAGCAGGGCATGGTGAGCTTTCAGAGGCACAATGTGAAAGCTACGGCATAGGCACCGAAGATACACCCATTTTTGAAAATATGCATGAGGCAAGTGCACAGCTTGTCGGTGGAACGCTGACAGCTGTCGATTATGTTATGGAAGGAAAAGTCGAGCACGCCCTTAATCTAGGTGGAGGGCTACATCATGGCTTTCGTGGCCGTGCATCAGGCTTTTGTATTTACAACGATAGTACAGTAGCCATTCGCTATTTGCAGGAAAAATACAATGCTCGTGTACTTTACGTGGATACCGATGCTCATCATGGAGATGGTGTACAATGGAGTTTTTATGAAGACCCAGATGTTTGTACATTATCTATTCATGAAACAGGGCGCTATCTTTTCCCTGGAACTGGTAATATCACAGAACGCGGAAATGGACAAGGCTATGGCACTTCTTTTAATTTTCCCATTGATGCTTTTACAGAAGATGAGAGTTTCCTAGAAATATATGAAAAGTCTATGCGAGAAGTCTTTGAATTTTTCAAGCCAGATGTTGTGCTAACTCAAAACGGCGCAGATGCACATTATTTCGATCCATTAACACATTTATATGGAACAATGAATATTTATAGAGAAATTCCAAAGCTTGCGCATAAATTAGCTCATGAATATTGCGGGGGGAAATGGATTGCTGTTGGTGGTGGAGGCTACGATATTTGGCGTGTTGTGCCTCGCGCATGGTCTATGCTATGGCTTGAAATGACGGATCAGCAATTACCAACAGGACCTCTCCCTCAAGCATGGTTAGATCGCTGGCAGCCTGAAGCACCAGTGCCTTTTATTCCAACTTGGGAGGATCCAAATCCTTTGTATGAGCCAATCCCACGGAAAGCTGAAATCGAAGAAAAAAATACGCAAATGCTAGCCAAAGCGCTACATATTATTCGCAATGAAAAGCGCGCTTAATTTTACGCCTCACGATTTTCGTGGGGCTTTTTTATTTGTTCTTTAGACATTTTATCCGTCACTCTTGGTGTTCTATCTTCACTTTTGTCTTTCTACTGATTGACATAAAAAAACACGTAAATCCTCAACGAGATTTACGTGTTAAGTTCTATTATTTACTTTTGACAGATTGGCGGTGTTCAATACGATGAGGTAATATAACCGCTTCGTCCTCAACAGGCTCTTTGTTCATTAATTTTGTCAACAAGCGCATTGCTACAGCTCCGATATCGTATAACGGTAGCGCGACACTTGTTAGCTGTGGACGAACCATACGCGCTAACTTTGAATTTTCAAAGCTGATAACCTCGATATCCTCAGGCACATCTTTGCCCGCATCCTGCGCACCATGAATCAGTCCAATTGCTAATTCATCACTGCCTGCAAAATAAGCTGTCGGAGGATTTTCAAGTGAGGATAATGTTTCCCACGCCTCTAAGCCCATATCATAGCTCGATTCCTCTGCTGCGATTAGAGATTCATCTATAGGTAAACCTGCGTCTTGTAATGCTTTTTTATAAGCCTCAAGTTTGAATTTTCCATTAATAGTATAAGTAAGCGGACCTGTTACGAATGCGATTCGCTTATGTCCATTTTGAATGAGTAATGTAATCGCCTCATAAGCTGCTTGGAAATAATCAATATTAACAGTCGCGATTGTTTGTGATTCATCTACTGAACCTGCAAGTACAATTGGTACAGGTGAATGATCCATAGTTTGTTGCATTTTTTCAGTCACTTCATCACTCATCATGACAATACCGTCAACCTGTTTTCCCAGCATTGTATCCAGTAACTGTAGCTCTTTGTCTTCATGTTGATCTGAGTTGGCTAAAATAATATTGTAACGATACATTGTTGCAATATCCTCTACACCACGCGCCAGCTCCGCATAAACATTGTTTGCAATATCTGGGATAATCACGCCAACTGTTGTTGTTTTCTTACTTGCTAATCCTCGCGCTACTGCGTTTGGACGATATTCTAATCGTTCAATTACTTCTAATACTTTTTTTCGTGTTGCCGGTTTTACGTTTTGATTGCCATTGACTACACGAGAGACCGTTGCCATAGAAACATTTGCTTCTCTTGCAACATCATAAATTGTAACAGTCATGTACGTGCCTCCTTTTTTTCCTTTTATAGCCTTATCATACGATAATTTTCATATTCTTTTCAAGAAGTAGTATGTATACGAAAAAAAACCAAGTACAAATAGTATTATTCTAGACATTATTTTGTCACTATATAGTAAACACCGCCTGCCGATTAAGCAAGCGGTGTATCAAAACAATTAAGCACGGATTTCATGGTTCTTCATGAAATTTTGTAGTGTTTCGTAGAAAGCATCAAATGTCGGAATATCCATTTGTTGTTGTGAATCAGAAAGTGCTACAGATGGATCTGGATGCACCTCTGCCATTACGCCATCAGCTCCAATAGCAATTGCCGCCTTAGCACATGGTAATAGTAAATCACGACGACCTGTTGAATGTGTAACGTCTACAAATACTGGTAAATGCGTTTCTTGTTTTAAAATTGGTACAGCAGAAATATCTAATGTGTTACGAGTTGCTTTTTCGTAAGTACGGATACCACGCTCACAAAGAATGATGTTCTCATTTCCTTTAGACATAATGTATTCTGCTGCATGAATGAATTCATCAATTGTCGCTGCTAAGCCTCGTTTTAAAAGTACAGGTTTGTTTGTAGCACCCGCTGCTTTTAATAATTCGAAGTTTTGCATATTACGTGCACCAATTTGGATGACATCGATATAATCTAATGCTTCCTCTAAATGACCTGGTGTAACAATTTCCGTAATAACGCCTAAACCGAATTCCTCTGACACACGCTTTAAAATTTTAAGACCTTCTAATCCAAGACCTTGGAAGTCATATGGAGAAGTACGTGGTTTATAAGCACCGCCACGAATTAACTTTTCACCTTTTGCTTTAATAGATGCTGCTACTGCTGCTACTTGCTCGTATGATTCTACAGCACAAGGTCCAAATACGAAGGATGGTTTTCCTTGGCCAATTAGCTCACCATTTATATTAATGACAGTATCTTCTGATTTCTTCTTACGAGATACAAGTAACTCTTTCTTTTTGTCCGCCTCTAGTTGTTTTAAAGCTGTTTTAAAGATTTGTTTAAATATATAATCAACCGTCATTTGGTTTAACGGACCTTGATTGTGCTCTTTGATAAGATCAAGCATGTGACGTTCACGTAATGGATCATAACGATTCACACCTTGTTTTTCTTTAATCTTACCGATTTCATCAACTACAGCTGCACGTTCGTTAATTAGACGAAGAATTTCTAAGTTTAAGTCGTCTATTTGACTACGTAAGCTTTCTAAATTGTTTTGGCTCATGCTTTCTTGCTCCTCTCCCCATGACAGACACTTTCAGAACTCTGAAATGTATGTTACATTTTTAGATATTAGCAATATTATAATCAATGTTGTACAGAATGTCACGCATTTTTAATTTAGCGCTTCAACTCGCTAAATTTTTTTAAGTTGTTATGGGAAAGGAAGCGATTACATTGAGTTCAAAATTATTTGCACTTGATATCGGTACACGTTCTGTAGTAGGCATTATTTTAGCAGAAGATAATGAACACTTTCACGTGGAAGATATCTTAGTAAAAGAGCATAAAGAACGTGCCATGGTGGATGGTCAAATACATAATGTCATGTACGTGGCAGATTTAATCAATGAAATAAAACATGAACTTGAAGAGAAGCATGGTCCTTTAACAAAAGTAAGTGTCGCTGCGGCCGGCCGCTCATTGAAAACAGAACAAGCAAGCGTGACGATCAATATACGTAATCGACCAATCTTTACAGAAGAGGATATAAGTCGTTTAGAGCTACAAGCTGTTCAACAGGCACAGCAACAGCTCCTACAACATAAAGACGATGCCAAAATAAGCCACTACTACTGTGTTGGTTATTCAGTTCTATATTACCGTTTAGACGGAGAAGAAATTGGTAGCTTACTTGATCAGCAAGGTGATGAGGCACAAATTGAAGTCATTGCTACGTTCCTACCACGAGTTGTCGTAGAATCACTTATTGCTGCACTAAAACGTGCGGATTTAGAAATGGATGCACTAACATTAGAACCTATTGCAGCTATTAATGTGCTTATTCCCCCAACAATGCGTCGTTTAAATGTGGCACTTGTTGATATT of Lysinibacillus agricola contains these proteins:
- a CDS encoding bifunctional 3-deoxy-7-phosphoheptulonate synthase/chorismate mutase, translated to MSQNNLESLRSQIDDLNLEILRLINERAAVVDEIGKIKEKQGVNRYDPLRERHMLDLIKEHNQGPLNQMTVDYIFKQIFKTALKQLEADKKKELLVSRKKKSEDTVININGELIGQGKPSFVFGPCAVESYEQVAAVAASIKAKGEKLIRGGAYKPRTSPYDFQGLGLEGLKILKRVSEEFGLGVITEIVTPGHLEEALDYIDVIQIGARNMQNFELLKAAGATNKPVLLKRGLAATIDEFIHAAEYIMSKGNENIILCERGIRTYEKATRNTLDISAVPILKQETHLPVFVDVTHSTGRRDLLLPCAKAAIAIGADGVMAEVHPDPSVALSDSQQQMDIPTFDAFYETLQNFMKNHEIRA
- the acsA gene encoding acetate--CoA ligase, which encodes MGMKMMEKLNALPGRYSLPNYEESAATHDWAETEKDFSWYETGRVNMAYEAIDRHAETHRKNKVALYFNDGKRKEAYSFNEMKKLTNKAANVFKTATNLEKGDRLFIFMPRSPELYFSLLGALKMGVIVGPLFEAFMEGAVYDRLADSEAKVLVTTPELLERVPLEKLPHLQHVFLVGTDIEETTQILDFNRRLKEASSRFDIEWVDREDGMILHYTSGSTGAPKGVLHVHNAMLQQYQSTQWVLDLREDDIYWCTADPGWVTGTAYGIFGPWLNGVTMLIIGGRFSPQAWYQAIEDYSVTVWYSAPTAFRMLMGAGSGMLANYDLSSLRHILSVGEPLNPEVIRWGIDELGHRIHDTWWMTETGAHMICNYPSMDIKPGSMGKPLPGIHATIVDDAGNEVPPFTMGNLAIRRGWPAMMRQIWGNPERYESYFLKGEWYVSGDSAYMDDEGYFWFQGRVDDVIMTAGERVGPFEVESKLLEHPDIVEAGVIGKPDPVRGEIIKAFVSLREGVEPSDVLIEDIRNFVKKGLSAHAAPREIEFKDKLPKTRSGKIMRRVLKAWELNLPTGDLSTMED
- a CDS encoding GNAT family N-acetyltransferase — its product is MEHKKTFFSVTKETKHGTVYVEGPVPPEKLATYSFHEGLVAFRPPKQQQQAIIEIAGLPEGRIIIIRKENIIVGYVTYLYPDPLERWAEDRIDNMIELGAIEVIPEYRGTGAGKALLAVSFMGDEMEDYLVITTEYYWHWDLKGTGLNVWDYRKMMEKMMSSADFEYFATDDPEITSHPANCLMAREGKRVPPETIERFDRLRFRNRFMY
- the ccpA gene encoding catabolite control protein A encodes the protein MTVTIYDVAREANVSMATVSRVVNGNQNVKPATRKKVLEVIERLEYRPNAVARGLASKKTTTVGVIIPDIANNVYAELARGVEDIATMYRYNIILANSDQHEDKELQLLDTMLGKQVDGIVMMSDEVTEKMQQTMDHSPVPIVLAGSVDESQTIATVNIDYFQAAYEAITLLIQNGHKRIAFVTGPLTYTINGKFKLEAYKKALQDAGLPIDESLIAAEESSYDMGLEAWETLSSLENPPTAYFAGSDELAIGLIHGAQDAGKDVPEDIEVISFENSKLARMVRPQLTSVALPLYDIGAVAMRLLTKLMNKEPVEDEAVILPHRIEHRQSVKSK
- a CDS encoding acetoin utilization AcuB family protein, with the translated sequence MIVEEIMNEEPYTLAPTNTVFEALKLMREKKVRHLPVIDEERHVLGVITERDIKEALPSSLRDEPNSPVFNAKVEEIMVKNPLVGHPLDFVEEVALTFYESKVGCLPIVSGGKLVGIVTTTDLLYTYIELTGATEPGSKIEIRVSDTPGILFEITKVFNKHHANVQSVLVYPDSENTQNKILSVRVKTLNPLAMIKDLRKEGFDVLWPNLPGVSLQ
- a CDS encoding acetoin utilization protein AcuC yields the protein MKKAVFVYSPEQLGYKFSDTHPFNHKRLTLTMDLLKNIEALDDLDIVPARVATEEELLLAHDPKYIDIVKRAGHGELSEAQCESYGIGTEDTPIFENMHEASAQLVGGTLTAVDYVMEGKVEHALNLGGGLHHGFRGRASGFCIYNDSTVAIRYLQEKYNARVLYVDTDAHHGDGVQWSFYEDPDVCTLSIHETGRYLFPGTGNITERGNGQGYGTSFNFPIDAFTEDESFLEIYEKSMREVFEFFKPDVVLTQNGADAHYFDPLTHLYGTMNIYREIPKLAHKLAHEYCGGKWIAVGGGGYDIWRVVPRAWSMLWLEMTDQQLPTGPLPQAWLDRWQPEAPVPFIPTWEDPNPLYEPIPRKAEIEEKNTQMLAKALHIIRNEKRA